One genomic region from Pseudoduganella dura encodes:
- the thiD gene encoding bifunctional hydroxymethylpyrimidine kinase/phosphomethylpyrimidine kinase → MQNQTSPLILTFGVADPIGAVGVHSDIGVFAALGCQGLSVTTALLIADTARVEDQQHVEPDWVSDQARVVLEDAQVAAFKIGALDHMEHISSIAEVVSDYPDAPLILDPFGSQLPPLSEQTDPEELLTVLRQLLVPQATLLLLSQVELGRLAETWRDLANGETMGDDAQHLIDLGCEYVLVTGTPAGTSRAETGLRANTLYGDGGIIRHDRWQHLPGPFVGSGGVLSAAIAAYMARGMALPQAVDLAQQYTFGALRHARRYGMGRLVPNRFHRMAETETEKG, encoded by the coding sequence GTGCAAAACCAAACATCACCCCTCATCCTGACATTCGGCGTGGCCGATCCGATCGGCGCAGTGGGCGTGCATTCCGACATCGGCGTGTTCGCCGCGCTCGGGTGCCAGGGCCTGTCGGTCACGACCGCGCTGCTCATCGCCGATACCGCCCGCGTGGAAGACCAGCAGCACGTGGAACCGGACTGGGTATCCGACCAGGCCCGCGTGGTGCTGGAAGATGCGCAGGTGGCCGCGTTCAAGATCGGCGCGCTCGATCACATGGAACACATCTCGTCGATCGCCGAAGTGGTCTCCGACTATCCGGATGCGCCGTTGATCCTCGACCCGTTCGGCTCGCAGCTGCCGCCGCTGTCGGAACAGACCGATCCCGAGGAACTGCTCACCGTGCTGCGCCAGCTGCTGGTGCCGCAGGCCACGCTGTTGCTGCTGTCGCAGGTTGAACTGGGGCGCCTGGCGGAAACCTGGCGCGACCTGGCGAATGGCGAAACGATGGGCGACGATGCGCAGCACCTGATCGACCTGGGCTGCGAGTACGTGCTGGTGACCGGCACGCCGGCCGGCACGTCGCGCGCCGAGACGGGCCTGCGCGCCAACACGCTCTATGGCGATGGCGGCATCATCCGCCACGACCGCTGGCAGCACCTGCCCGGCCCGTTCGTCGGCTCCGGCGGCGTGCTGTCGGCCGCGATCGCCGCCTACATGGCGCGCGGCATGGCGCTGCCGCAGGCCGTCGACCTTGCCCAGCAATACACTTTCGGCGCCCTGCGCCATGCCCGGCGCTACGGCATGGGCAGGCTGGTGCCGAACCGCTTCCACCGGATGGCGGAAACGGAAACCGAAAAAGGATAA
- a CDS encoding response regulator transcription factor produces the protein MAIRRILIVDDSPTERYYLSDILARNGYVVSTAESGEEALLRIRAEKPELILMDVVMPGANGFQVTRSIARDPELQHVPVIICSSKNQETDRIWGLRQGAKDYLVKPVSAAELLSKIAALS, from the coding sequence ATGGCCATCCGCCGAATCCTGATCGTCGACGATTCCCCCACCGAGCGCTATTACCTGTCCGATATCCTGGCCCGCAACGGCTACGTGGTGTCGACGGCCGAGAGCGGTGAAGAGGCGCTGCTGCGTATCCGTGCCGAGAAGCCGGAGCTGATCCTGATGGACGTGGTGATGCCGGGCGCAAACGGCTTCCAGGTCACGCGCTCGATCGCCCGCGACCCGGAGCTGCAGCACGTGCCGGTGATCATCTGCTCGTCGAAGAACCAGGAAACGGACCGCATCTGGGGCCTGCGCCAGGGCGCCAAGGATTACCTCGTCAAGCCCGTGAGCGCGGCCGAGCTGCTGTCGAAGATCGCCGCGCTGAGTTGA
- a CDS encoding chemotaxis protein CheW yields MADAEHEGERRSRLRQYQVQLLERMQAAQATGAAAARELGVLIGARHCLLDLTQVGEIVPFQSATAVPLTQPWYLGLANVRGNLVGVIDLGAYLAAESADSSGSHSPAHPAAHLLEHGPAHTPEHVGDAVPAVTETRLLTFAACIKLPCALVASRVLGLRRLSDMQPAGTGTAAPAWCAERYVDTDGQSWTRLDLARLAREPRFLHVGP; encoded by the coding sequence ATGGCTGACGCGGAGCACGAAGGCGAGCGCCGCAGCCGGCTGCGCCAATACCAGGTGCAGTTGCTGGAACGGATGCAGGCCGCGCAGGCCACCGGGGCAGCCGCCGCGCGCGAGCTGGGCGTGCTGATCGGCGCGCGCCATTGCCTGCTGGACCTGACCCAGGTCGGCGAGATCGTTCCGTTCCAGTCCGCAACGGCGGTACCGCTCACGCAGCCGTGGTACCTGGGCCTGGCCAATGTGCGCGGCAACCTCGTCGGCGTGATCGACCTGGGGGCTTACCTGGCGGCCGAATCGGCTGATTCATCGGGTTCGCATTCGCCGGCGCATCCGGCTGCTCATTTGCTTGAGCATGGGCCCGCGCACACGCCCGAACACGTCGGCGACGCCGTGCCTGCCGTCACCGAAACCCGGCTGCTGACGTTTGCCGCCTGCATCAAGCTGCCCTGCGCGCTGGTGGCCAGCCGGGTGCTCGGCCTGCGCCGGCTGTCGGACATGCAACCGGCCGGCACCGGCACGGCGGCCCCGGCCTGGTGCGCCGAACGGTATGTCGACACCGATGGCCAGTCATGGACCCGGCTCGACCTGGCCCGGCTGGCGCGCGAACCACGTTTCCTGCACGTGGGACCATAG
- a CDS encoding rubredoxin, whose protein sequence is MCLICGWIYDEAAGLPEEGIAPGTRWEDVPMNWTCPECGARKDDFEMVAL, encoded by the coding sequence ATGTGCCTGATCTGCGGCTGGATCTACGACGAAGCGGCAGGCTTGCCGGAAGAAGGCATCGCTCCCGGCACCCGCTGGGAAGATGTGCCGATGAACTGGACTTGTCCGGAATGCGGTGCCAGAAAGGACGATTTCGAGATGGTGGCGCTGTAA
- a CDS encoding response regulator: MTTTPQATGLTIMVIDDSSTIRRSAEIFLSQAGYGVVLAEDGFDALAKIIDHHPALIFCDILMPRLDGYQTCALIKKSAKFHATPVLMLSSKDGLFDRARGAMVGSAAYLTKPFSKDSLLAAVREHAGQRPS; encoded by the coding sequence ATGACGACAACGCCGCAAGCGACCGGCCTGACCATCATGGTCATCGATGACAGCAGCACGATCCGCCGGTCGGCCGAGATCTTCCTGAGCCAGGCGGGTTACGGGGTGGTGCTGGCCGAGGACGGGTTCGATGCGCTGGCCAAGATCATCGACCACCATCCGGCGCTGATCTTCTGCGACATCCTGATGCCCCGGCTGGACGGTTACCAGACCTGCGCGCTGATCAAGAAGAGCGCGAAATTCCACGCCACGCCGGTGTTGATGCTGTCGTCCAAGGACGGCCTGTTCGACCGCGCGCGCGGCGCAATGGTGGGCTCGGCCGCCTACCTCACCAAACCCTTCAGCAAGGACAGCCTGCTTGCCGCGGTGCGCGAGCACGCCGGGCAGCGGCCGTCATAA